The Urbifossiella limnaea genome has a window encoding:
- a CDS encoding 3-hydroxyacyl-ACP dehydratase FabZ family protein, which translates to MRFHLIDRIDSCEPGKALTATKRLALGEEYLADHFPKCPVMPGVLMLQAVVEAASWLWRATTDYRHPVVVLRDVKSVKYGTFMLPGRTMSVSVELVKHEGDTATFKGKGTNDAGLQTVAAQFVLHGYALANRGPAGEAADAKLQDHWKTRWALLTGALR; encoded by the coding sequence ATGCGGTTCCACCTGATCGACCGGATCGACAGCTGCGAGCCGGGCAAGGCGCTCACCGCCACCAAGCGCCTCGCCCTCGGCGAAGAATACCTGGCCGACCACTTCCCCAAGTGCCCGGTCATGCCCGGCGTGCTCATGCTCCAGGCCGTGGTCGAAGCCGCCTCGTGGCTCTGGCGCGCCACCACCGACTACCGCCACCCCGTCGTCGTGCTCCGCGACGTGAAGAGCGTCAAGTACGGCACCTTCATGCTCCCCGGCCGCACCATGAGCGTGTCGGTGGAACTCGTGAAGCACGAAGGGGATACGGCGACGTTCAAGGGCAAAGGCACCAACGACGCCGGCCTGCAGACCGTGGCCGCGCAGTTCGTGCTGCACGGCTACGCCCTCGCCAACCGCGGCCCGGCCGGGGAAGCCGCCGACGCCAAGCTGCAAGACCACTGGAAGACGCGCTGGGCTCTCCTGACTGGGGCTCTCCGATGA